A stretch of the Enoplosus armatus isolate fEnoArm2 chromosome 13, fEnoArm2.hap1, whole genome shotgun sequence genome encodes the following:
- the slc8a4a gene encoding solute carrier family 8 member 4a isoform X5, whose amino-acid sequence MWNPQNPAVGDKVARAIVYFAALIYMFLGMSIIADRFMSSIEVITSQEKEITIKKPNGETTTTTVRIWNETVSNLTLMALGSSAPEILLSVIEVVGHNFEAGSLGPSTIVGSAAFNMFIIIALCVYVVPENETRKIKHLRVFFVTATWSIFAYIWLYLILSVFSPGEVEVWEAVLTFFFFPVCVLQAWIADRRLLFYKYVHKRYRADKTRGIIIESEGDAMFTKMDLEMDGQGMNSHTHPKEALDGMLEGVEEGGGMSAEQDQEEEARREMARTLKDLKQRHPEKDMEQLIEMANYQVLVQQQKSRAFYRIQATRMMIGAGNILKKHAADQARKVVSCHEASGQEEDPNTIYLQFETSHYQCFENCGSLKLSVSRHGGESGCTVKVDYRTEDATANAGSDYEFAEGTLVFKPGETTKEFTVGVIDDDIFEEDEHFYVRLSNPRIVHRAEVSVLEPSSITSSNSMVGLSSHVPPKAALGIAHTATVTIYDDDHAGIFTFESNSMRISESVGNMQVKVHRTSGARGKVAVPYHTVEGTAKAGEDYDEVSGKLEFQNDETMKLLNVKIIDDEEYEKNKTFTIVLEEPILLEVGQRHGEMGTELHASTAESFLTAVGPEDVSKMGCPCLGEHTKLEVVIEESYEFKSTVDKLIKKTNLALVVGSSSWREQFVSAVTVSAGESRRDDDEEESGEERLPSCFDYIMHFLTVFWKVLFAFVPPTEYWNGWACFFVSISLIGVLTAVTGDLASHFGCTVGLKDSVTAVVFVALGTSVPDTFASKVAAIQDQYADASIGNVTGSNAVNVFLGIGVAWTIASIYWHTKGKTFKVDPGSLAFSVTLFTVMALVCVMVLLYRRRPSMSGGELGGPRTPKLLTLFLFLSLWFIYILLSSLEAYCHVPGF is encoded by the exons ATGTGGAACCCCCAAAACCCTGCGGTGGGTGACAAGGTGGCACGCGCCATTGTTTACTTTGCCGCCCTCATATACATGTTCCTGGGCATGTCCATTATCGCAGACCGCTTCATGTCGTCTATCGAGGTCATCACCTCTCAGGAAAAGGAGATCACCATCAAGAAGCCAAACGGTGAAACCACGACGACTACTGTGCGCATCTGGAACGAGACGGTTTCTAACCTGACTCTGATGGCGCTGGGCTCATCAGCACCAGAGATCCTGCTGTCTGTCATTGAAGTGGTTGGCCATAATTTTGAGGCTGGATCTTTGGGTCCCAGCACTATTGTGGGCAGCGCTGCGTTCAACATGTTCATTATCATCGCTCTTTGTGTCTATGTGGTGCCAGAAAATGAAACCCGCAAGATAAAACACCTGCGGGTGTTTTTTGTCACTGCTACCTGGAGCATATTTGCCTACATCTGGCTGTATCTCATCCTGTCTGTGTTCTCTCCCGGAGAGGTGGAGGTTTGGGAGGCCGTcctcaccttcttcttcttccctgtctgCGTGCTGCAAGCCTGGATTGCAGACCGACGCCTGCTCTTCTACAAGTACGTCCATAAGCGTTACCGTGCTGACAAGACCCGTGGCATCATCATCGAGTCAGAGGGAGATGCCATGTTCACTAAAATGGACTTGGAGATGGACGGCCAGGGCATGAACTCCCACACCCACCCCAAAGAGGCTTTGGATGGGATgctggagggggtggaggaaggTGGAGGGATGAGTGCGGAGCAAGATCAAGAGGAAGAGGCCCGACGGGAGATGGCTCGCACTCTGAAAGACTTGAAACAGAGGCACCCGGAGAAGGACATGGAGCAGCTGATCGAGATGGCCAACTACCAGGTACTGGTCCAGCAACAGAAGAGCCGGGCCTTCTATCGCATTCAAGCCACGCGCATGATGATCGGAGCTGGGAACATCTTGAAAAAGCACGCCGCAGACCAGGCCAGGAAGGTGGTGAGCTGTCATGAGGCTAGCGGGCAAGAGGAGGATCCCAACACCATCTACCTGCAGTTTGAAACTTCTCACTACCAGTGCTTTGAGAACTGCGGCTCACTAAAGCTGTCAGTGAGCCGGCATGGAGGAGAGAGTGGCTGCACTGTGAAG GTGGACTACCGCACAGAGGATGCGACTGCCAACGCCGGCTCAGACTATGAGTTTGCTGAGGGCACTTTGGTCTTCAAGCCTGGTGAGACAACAAAAGAGTTCACTGTTGGCGTTATTGATGATGATATTTTTGAAGAGGATGAGCACTTCTATGTGCGCCTAAGTAATCCACGTATCGTGCACCGGGCTGAGGTCTCCGTCCTGGAGCCCAGCTCCATCACCTCCAGCAACAGCATGGTAGGCCTCTCCTCCCACGTTCCTCCGAAGGCAGCCCTGGGCATTGCTCACACCGCCACAGTTACCATCTATGATGACGACCACGCTGGCATTTTTACGTTTGAGAGTAACTCCATGAGGATCAGCGAGAGCGTCGGCAACATGCAGGTGAAGGTTCACCGGACGTCCGGGGCGAGGGGTAAGGTGGCGGTGCCCTACCACACCGTCGAGGGCACCGCCAAGGCAGGGGAGGACTACGACGAGGTGTCGGGCAAGCTCGAGTTTCAGAACGATGAGACCAT GAAGCTGCTGAATGTGAAGATCATCGATGACGAGGAGTACGAGAAGAACAAGACTTTCACGATTGTGTTGGAGGAGCCCATCCTGCTGGAGGTGGGACAGAGACACGGTGAGATGGGGACAGAGCTGCATGCGTCAACAGCAGAGTCATTTTTA ACAGCAGTGGGACCGGAGGACGTGTCAAAGATGGGCTGCCCCTGTCTGGGCGAGCACACTAAGCTGGAGGTGGTCATTGAGGAGTCCTATGAATTCAAG AGCACGGTGGACAAGCTGATCAAGAAGACGAACCTGGCTCTGGTGGTggggagcagcagctggagggagCAGTTTGTTAGTGCTGTCACTGTCAGCGCAGGTGAGTCGCGGC GTGACGATGATGAGGAAGAGAGCGGGGAGGAACGTTTGCCATCCTGCTTTGATTACATTATGCACTTCCTGACGGTTTTCTGGAAAGTCCTCTTCGCTTTTGTCCCGCCCACTGAGTACTGGAATGGCTGGGCCTGCTTCTTCGTGTCCATTTCCCTCATTGGCGTTCTGACAGCTGTGACCGGGGACTTGGCCTCCCATTTCGGGTGCACCGTCGGCCTCAAAGACTCGGTCACTGCTGTGGTGTTCGTGGCCCTCGGCACCTCTGTTCCAG atACATTTGCGAGTAAAGTGGCTGCCATCCAGGACCAATATGCTGATGCCTCCATCGGCAATGTGACGGGCAGCAACGCGGTGAATGTGTTCCTGGGCATCGGGGTGGCGTGGACCATCGCGTCCATTTACTGGCATACCAAAGGCAAGACATTCAAGGTGGACCCGGGCTCCCTGGCCTTTTCCGTCACCCTCTTCACCGTCATGGCgctggtgtgtgtgatggtgctGCTCTACCGCCGGCGTCCCAGCATGTCAGGCGGAGAGCTCGGGGGCCCACGGACACCCAAGCTCCTCaccttgtttttgttcctctccCTCTGGTTCATCTACATCCTGTTGTCCTCCCTGGAGGCGTACTGCCACGTGCCTGGCTTCTGA
- the slc8a4a gene encoding solute carrier family 8 member 4a isoform X2 yields the protein MFISILLVLLPGVTLFSQGSASHEDTGSTPGNCSSEDNCSDGVVLPMWNPQNPAVGDKVARAIVYFAALIYMFLGMSIIADRFMSSIEVITSQEKEITIKKPNGETTTTTVRIWNETVSNLTLMALGSSAPEILLSVIEVVGHNFEAGSLGPSTIVGSAAFNMFIIIALCVYVVPENETRKIKHLRVFFVTATWSIFAYIWLYLILSVFSPGEVEVWEAVLTFFFFPVCVLQAWIADRRLLFYKYVHKRYRADKTRGIIIESEGDAMFTKMDLEMDGQGMNSHTHPKEALDGMLEGVEEGGGMSAEQDQEEEARREMARTLKDLKQRHPEKDMEQLIEMANYQVLVQQQKSRAFYRIQATRMMIGAGNILKKHAADQARKVVSCHEASGQEEDPNTIYLQFETSHYQCFENCGSLKLSVSRHGGESGCTVKVDYRTEDATANAGSDYEFAEGTLVFKPGETTKEFTVGVIDDDIFEEDEHFYVRLSNPRIVHRAEVSVLEPSSITSSNSMVGLSSHVPPKAALGIAHTATVTIYDDDHAGIFTFESNSMRISESVGNMQVKVHRTSGARGKVAVPYHTVEGTAKAGEDYDEVSGKLEFQNDETMKLLNVKIIDDEEYEKNKTFTIVLEEPILLEVGQRHGDTNDNKTAVGPEDVSKMGCPCLGEHTKLEVVIEESYEFKSTVDKLIKKTNLALVVGSSSWREQFVSAVTVSAGESRRDDDEEESGEERLPSCFDYIMHFLTVFWKVLFAFVPPTEYWNGWACFFVSISLIGVLTAVTGDLASHFGCTVGLKDSVTAVVFVALGTSVPDTFASKVAAIQDQYADASIGNVTGSNAVNVFLGIGVAWTIASIYWHTKGKTFKVDPGSLAFSVTLFTVMALVCVMVLLYRRRPSMSGGELGGPRTPKLLTLFLFLSLWFIYILLSSLEAYCHVPGF from the exons ATGTTCATCTCCATTCTGCTGGTTCTGCTCCCAGGAGTCACTCTTTTCTCCCAGGGCAGCGCCAGCCATGAAGATACTGGCAGCACGCCAGGCAACTGCTCCAGTGAAGATAACTGCTCCGATGGCGTGGTGCTGCCCATGTGGAACCCCCAAAACCCTGCGGTGGGTGACAAGGTGGCACGCGCCATTGTTTACTTTGCCGCCCTCATATACATGTTCCTGGGCATGTCCATTATCGCAGACCGCTTCATGTCGTCTATCGAGGTCATCACCTCTCAGGAAAAGGAGATCACCATCAAGAAGCCAAACGGTGAAACCACGACGACTACTGTGCGCATCTGGAACGAGACGGTTTCTAACCTGACTCTGATGGCGCTGGGCTCATCAGCACCAGAGATCCTGCTGTCTGTCATTGAAGTGGTTGGCCATAATTTTGAGGCTGGATCTTTGGGTCCCAGCACTATTGTGGGCAGCGCTGCGTTCAACATGTTCATTATCATCGCTCTTTGTGTCTATGTGGTGCCAGAAAATGAAACCCGCAAGATAAAACACCTGCGGGTGTTTTTTGTCACTGCTACCTGGAGCATATTTGCCTACATCTGGCTGTATCTCATCCTGTCTGTGTTCTCTCCCGGAGAGGTGGAGGTTTGGGAGGCCGTcctcaccttcttcttcttccctgtctgCGTGCTGCAAGCCTGGATTGCAGACCGACGCCTGCTCTTCTACAAGTACGTCCATAAGCGTTACCGTGCTGACAAGACCCGTGGCATCATCATCGAGTCAGAGGGAGATGCCATGTTCACTAAAATGGACTTGGAGATGGACGGCCAGGGCATGAACTCCCACACCCACCCCAAAGAGGCTTTGGATGGGATgctggagggggtggaggaaggTGGAGGGATGAGTGCGGAGCAAGATCAAGAGGAAGAGGCCCGACGGGAGATGGCTCGCACTCTGAAAGACTTGAAACAGAGGCACCCGGAGAAGGACATGGAGCAGCTGATCGAGATGGCCAACTACCAGGTACTGGTCCAGCAACAGAAGAGCCGGGCCTTCTATCGCATTCAAGCCACGCGCATGATGATCGGAGCTGGGAACATCTTGAAAAAGCACGCCGCAGACCAGGCCAGGAAGGTGGTGAGCTGTCATGAGGCTAGCGGGCAAGAGGAGGATCCCAACACCATCTACCTGCAGTTTGAAACTTCTCACTACCAGTGCTTTGAGAACTGCGGCTCACTAAAGCTGTCAGTGAGCCGGCATGGAGGAGAGAGTGGCTGCACTGTGAAG GTGGACTACCGCACAGAGGATGCGACTGCCAACGCCGGCTCAGACTATGAGTTTGCTGAGGGCACTTTGGTCTTCAAGCCTGGTGAGACAACAAAAGAGTTCACTGTTGGCGTTATTGATGATGATATTTTTGAAGAGGATGAGCACTTCTATGTGCGCCTAAGTAATCCACGTATCGTGCACCGGGCTGAGGTCTCCGTCCTGGAGCCCAGCTCCATCACCTCCAGCAACAGCATGGTAGGCCTCTCCTCCCACGTTCCTCCGAAGGCAGCCCTGGGCATTGCTCACACCGCCACAGTTACCATCTATGATGACGACCACGCTGGCATTTTTACGTTTGAGAGTAACTCCATGAGGATCAGCGAGAGCGTCGGCAACATGCAGGTGAAGGTTCACCGGACGTCCGGGGCGAGGGGTAAGGTGGCGGTGCCCTACCACACCGTCGAGGGCACCGCCAAGGCAGGGGAGGACTACGACGAGGTGTCGGGCAAGCTCGAGTTTCAGAACGATGAGACCAT GAAGCTGCTGAATGTGAAGATCATCGATGACGAGGAGTACGAGAAGAACAAGACTTTCACGATTGTGTTGGAGGAGCCCATCCTGCTGGAGGTGGGACAGAGACACG GAGACACCAATGATAACAAGACAGCAGTGGGACCGGAGGACGTGTCAAAGATGGGCTGCCCCTGTCTGGGCGAGCACACTAAGCTGGAGGTGGTCATTGAGGAGTCCTATGAATTCAAG AGCACGGTGGACAAGCTGATCAAGAAGACGAACCTGGCTCTGGTGGTggggagcagcagctggagggagCAGTTTGTTAGTGCTGTCACTGTCAGCGCAGGTGAGTCGCGGC GTGACGATGATGAGGAAGAGAGCGGGGAGGAACGTTTGCCATCCTGCTTTGATTACATTATGCACTTCCTGACGGTTTTCTGGAAAGTCCTCTTCGCTTTTGTCCCGCCCACTGAGTACTGGAATGGCTGGGCCTGCTTCTTCGTGTCCATTTCCCTCATTGGCGTTCTGACAGCTGTGACCGGGGACTTGGCCTCCCATTTCGGGTGCACCGTCGGCCTCAAAGACTCGGTCACTGCTGTGGTGTTCGTGGCCCTCGGCACCTCTGTTCCAG atACATTTGCGAGTAAAGTGGCTGCCATCCAGGACCAATATGCTGATGCCTCCATCGGCAATGTGACGGGCAGCAACGCGGTGAATGTGTTCCTGGGCATCGGGGTGGCGTGGACCATCGCGTCCATTTACTGGCATACCAAAGGCAAGACATTCAAGGTGGACCCGGGCTCCCTGGCCTTTTCCGTCACCCTCTTCACCGTCATGGCgctggtgtgtgtgatggtgctGCTCTACCGCCGGCGTCCCAGCATGTCAGGCGGAGAGCTCGGGGGCCCACGGACACCCAAGCTCCTCaccttgtttttgttcctctccCTCTGGTTCATCTACATCCTGTTGTCCTCCCTGGAGGCGTACTGCCACGTGCCTGGCTTCTGA
- the slc8a4a gene encoding solute carrier family 8 member 4a isoform X10, which translates to MWNPQNPAVGDKVARAIVYFAALIYMFLGMSIIADRFMSSIEVITSQEKEITIKKPNGETTTTTVRIWNETVSNLTLMALGSSAPEILLSVIEVVGHNFEAGSLGPSTIVGSAAFNMFIIIALCVYVVPENETRKIKHLRVFFVTATWSIFAYIWLYLILSVFSPGEVEVWEAVLTFFFFPVCVLQAWIADRRLLFYKYVHKRYRADKTRGIIIESEGDAMFTKMDLEMDGQGMNSHTHPKEALDGMLEGVEEGGGMSAEQDQEEEARREMARTLKDLKQRHPEKDMEQLIEMANYQVLVQQQKSRAFYRIQATRMMIGAGNILKKHAADQARKVVSCHEASGQEEDPNTIYLQFETSHYQCFENCGSLKLSVSRHGGESGCTVKVDYRTEDATANAGSDYEFAEGTLVFKPGETTKEFTVGVIDDDIFEEDEHFYVRLSNPRIVHRAEVSVLEPSSITSSNSMVGLSSHVPPKAALGIAHTATVTIYDDDHAGIFTFESNSMRISESVGNMQVKVHRTSGARGKVAVPYHTVEGTAKAGEDYDEVSGKLEFQNDETMKLLNVKIIDDEEYEKNKTFTIVLEEPILLEVGQRHGLIYTNDNKTAVGPEDVSKMGCPCLGEHTKLEVVIEESYEFKSTVDKLIKKTNLALVVGSSSWREQFVSAVTVSAGDDDEEESGEERLPSCFDYIMHFLTVFWKVLFAFVPPTEYWNGWACFFVSISLIGVLTAVTGDLASHFGCTVGLKDSVTAVVFVALGTSVPDTFASKVAAIQDQYADASIGNVTGSNAVNVFLGIGVAWTIASIYWHTKGKTFKVDPGSLAFSVTLFTVMALVCVMVLLYRRRPSMSGGELGGPRTPKLLTLFLFLSLWFIYILLSSLEAYCHVPGF; encoded by the exons ATGTGGAACCCCCAAAACCCTGCGGTGGGTGACAAGGTGGCACGCGCCATTGTTTACTTTGCCGCCCTCATATACATGTTCCTGGGCATGTCCATTATCGCAGACCGCTTCATGTCGTCTATCGAGGTCATCACCTCTCAGGAAAAGGAGATCACCATCAAGAAGCCAAACGGTGAAACCACGACGACTACTGTGCGCATCTGGAACGAGACGGTTTCTAACCTGACTCTGATGGCGCTGGGCTCATCAGCACCAGAGATCCTGCTGTCTGTCATTGAAGTGGTTGGCCATAATTTTGAGGCTGGATCTTTGGGTCCCAGCACTATTGTGGGCAGCGCTGCGTTCAACATGTTCATTATCATCGCTCTTTGTGTCTATGTGGTGCCAGAAAATGAAACCCGCAAGATAAAACACCTGCGGGTGTTTTTTGTCACTGCTACCTGGAGCATATTTGCCTACATCTGGCTGTATCTCATCCTGTCTGTGTTCTCTCCCGGAGAGGTGGAGGTTTGGGAGGCCGTcctcaccttcttcttcttccctgtctgCGTGCTGCAAGCCTGGATTGCAGACCGACGCCTGCTCTTCTACAAGTACGTCCATAAGCGTTACCGTGCTGACAAGACCCGTGGCATCATCATCGAGTCAGAGGGAGATGCCATGTTCACTAAAATGGACTTGGAGATGGACGGCCAGGGCATGAACTCCCACACCCACCCCAAAGAGGCTTTGGATGGGATgctggagggggtggaggaaggTGGAGGGATGAGTGCGGAGCAAGATCAAGAGGAAGAGGCCCGACGGGAGATGGCTCGCACTCTGAAAGACTTGAAACAGAGGCACCCGGAGAAGGACATGGAGCAGCTGATCGAGATGGCCAACTACCAGGTACTGGTCCAGCAACAGAAGAGCCGGGCCTTCTATCGCATTCAAGCCACGCGCATGATGATCGGAGCTGGGAACATCTTGAAAAAGCACGCCGCAGACCAGGCCAGGAAGGTGGTGAGCTGTCATGAGGCTAGCGGGCAAGAGGAGGATCCCAACACCATCTACCTGCAGTTTGAAACTTCTCACTACCAGTGCTTTGAGAACTGCGGCTCACTAAAGCTGTCAGTGAGCCGGCATGGAGGAGAGAGTGGCTGCACTGTGAAG GTGGACTACCGCACAGAGGATGCGACTGCCAACGCCGGCTCAGACTATGAGTTTGCTGAGGGCACTTTGGTCTTCAAGCCTGGTGAGACAACAAAAGAGTTCACTGTTGGCGTTATTGATGATGATATTTTTGAAGAGGATGAGCACTTCTATGTGCGCCTAAGTAATCCACGTATCGTGCACCGGGCTGAGGTCTCCGTCCTGGAGCCCAGCTCCATCACCTCCAGCAACAGCATGGTAGGCCTCTCCTCCCACGTTCCTCCGAAGGCAGCCCTGGGCATTGCTCACACCGCCACAGTTACCATCTATGATGACGACCACGCTGGCATTTTTACGTTTGAGAGTAACTCCATGAGGATCAGCGAGAGCGTCGGCAACATGCAGGTGAAGGTTCACCGGACGTCCGGGGCGAGGGGTAAGGTGGCGGTGCCCTACCACACCGTCGAGGGCACCGCCAAGGCAGGGGAGGACTACGACGAGGTGTCGGGCAAGCTCGAGTTTCAGAACGATGAGACCAT GAAGCTGCTGAATGTGAAGATCATCGATGACGAGGAGTACGAGAAGAACAAGACTTTCACGATTGTGTTGGAGGAGCCCATCCTGCTGGAGGTGGGACAGAGACACG GGttaattt ACACCAATGATAACAAGACAGCAGTGGGACCGGAGGACGTGTCAAAGATGGGCTGCCCCTGTCTGGGCGAGCACACTAAGCTGGAGGTGGTCATTGAGGAGTCCTATGAATTCAAG AGCACGGTGGACAAGCTGATCAAGAAGACGAACCTGGCTCTGGTGGTggggagcagcagctggagggagCAGTTTGTTAGTGCTGTCACTGTCAGCGCAG GTGACGATGATGAGGAAGAGAGCGGGGAGGAACGTTTGCCATCCTGCTTTGATTACATTATGCACTTCCTGACGGTTTTCTGGAAAGTCCTCTTCGCTTTTGTCCCGCCCACTGAGTACTGGAATGGCTGGGCCTGCTTCTTCGTGTCCATTTCCCTCATTGGCGTTCTGACAGCTGTGACCGGGGACTTGGCCTCCCATTTCGGGTGCACCGTCGGCCTCAAAGACTCGGTCACTGCTGTGGTGTTCGTGGCCCTCGGCACCTCTGTTCCAG atACATTTGCGAGTAAAGTGGCTGCCATCCAGGACCAATATGCTGATGCCTCCATCGGCAATGTGACGGGCAGCAACGCGGTGAATGTGTTCCTGGGCATCGGGGTGGCGTGGACCATCGCGTCCATTTACTGGCATACCAAAGGCAAGACATTCAAGGTGGACCCGGGCTCCCTGGCCTTTTCCGTCACCCTCTTCACCGTCATGGCgctggtgtgtgtgatggtgctGCTCTACCGCCGGCGTCCCAGCATGTCAGGCGGAGAGCTCGGGGGCCCACGGACACCCAAGCTCCTCaccttgtttttgttcctctccCTCTGGTTCATCTACATCCTGTTGTCCTCCCTGGAGGCGTACTGCCACGTGCCTGGCTTCTGA
- the slc8a4a gene encoding solute carrier family 8 member 4a isoform X8 produces the protein MWNPQNPAVGDKVARAIVYFAALIYMFLGMSIIADRFMSSIEVITSQEKEITIKKPNGETTTTTVRIWNETVSNLTLMALGSSAPEILLSVIEVVGHNFEAGSLGPSTIVGSAAFNMFIIIALCVYVVPENETRKIKHLRVFFVTATWSIFAYIWLYLILSVFSPGEVEVWEAVLTFFFFPVCVLQAWIADRRLLFYKYVHKRYRADKTRGIIIESEGDAMFTKMDLEMDGQGMNSHTHPKEALDGMLEGVEEGGGMSAEQDQEEEARREMARTLKDLKQRHPEKDMEQLIEMANYQVLVQQQKSRAFYRIQATRMMIGAGNILKKHAADQARKVVSCHEASGQEEDPNTIYLQFETSHYQCFENCGSLKLSVSRHGGESGCTVKVDYRTEDATANAGSDYEFAEGTLVFKPGETTKEFTVGVIDDDIFEEDEHFYVRLSNPRIVHRAEVSVLEPSSITSSNSMVGLSSHVPPKAALGIAHTATVTIYDDDHAGIFTFESNSMRISESVGNMQVKVHRTSGARGKVAVPYHTVEGTAKAGEDYDEVSGKLEFQNDETMKLLNVKIIDDEEYEKNKTFTIVLEEPILLEVGQRHGEMGTELHASTAESFLDVSKMGCPCLGEHTKLEVVIEESYEFKSTVDKLIKKTNLALVVGSSSWREQFVSAVTVSAGDDDEEESGEERLPSCFDYIMHFLTVFWKVLFAFVPPTEYWNGWACFFVSISLIGVLTAVTGDLASHFGCTVGLKDSVTAVVFVALGTSVPDTFASKVAAIQDQYADASIGNVTGSNAVNVFLGIGVAWTIASIYWHTKGKTFKVDPGSLAFSVTLFTVMALVCVMVLLYRRRPSMSGGELGGPRTPKLLTLFLFLSLWFIYILLSSLEAYCHVPGF, from the exons ATGTGGAACCCCCAAAACCCTGCGGTGGGTGACAAGGTGGCACGCGCCATTGTTTACTTTGCCGCCCTCATATACATGTTCCTGGGCATGTCCATTATCGCAGACCGCTTCATGTCGTCTATCGAGGTCATCACCTCTCAGGAAAAGGAGATCACCATCAAGAAGCCAAACGGTGAAACCACGACGACTACTGTGCGCATCTGGAACGAGACGGTTTCTAACCTGACTCTGATGGCGCTGGGCTCATCAGCACCAGAGATCCTGCTGTCTGTCATTGAAGTGGTTGGCCATAATTTTGAGGCTGGATCTTTGGGTCCCAGCACTATTGTGGGCAGCGCTGCGTTCAACATGTTCATTATCATCGCTCTTTGTGTCTATGTGGTGCCAGAAAATGAAACCCGCAAGATAAAACACCTGCGGGTGTTTTTTGTCACTGCTACCTGGAGCATATTTGCCTACATCTGGCTGTATCTCATCCTGTCTGTGTTCTCTCCCGGAGAGGTGGAGGTTTGGGAGGCCGTcctcaccttcttcttcttccctgtctgCGTGCTGCAAGCCTGGATTGCAGACCGACGCCTGCTCTTCTACAAGTACGTCCATAAGCGTTACCGTGCTGACAAGACCCGTGGCATCATCATCGAGTCAGAGGGAGATGCCATGTTCACTAAAATGGACTTGGAGATGGACGGCCAGGGCATGAACTCCCACACCCACCCCAAAGAGGCTTTGGATGGGATgctggagggggtggaggaaggTGGAGGGATGAGTGCGGAGCAAGATCAAGAGGAAGAGGCCCGACGGGAGATGGCTCGCACTCTGAAAGACTTGAAACAGAGGCACCCGGAGAAGGACATGGAGCAGCTGATCGAGATGGCCAACTACCAGGTACTGGTCCAGCAACAGAAGAGCCGGGCCTTCTATCGCATTCAAGCCACGCGCATGATGATCGGAGCTGGGAACATCTTGAAAAAGCACGCCGCAGACCAGGCCAGGAAGGTGGTGAGCTGTCATGAGGCTAGCGGGCAAGAGGAGGATCCCAACACCATCTACCTGCAGTTTGAAACTTCTCACTACCAGTGCTTTGAGAACTGCGGCTCACTAAAGCTGTCAGTGAGCCGGCATGGAGGAGAGAGTGGCTGCACTGTGAAG GTGGACTACCGCACAGAGGATGCGACTGCCAACGCCGGCTCAGACTATGAGTTTGCTGAGGGCACTTTGGTCTTCAAGCCTGGTGAGACAACAAAAGAGTTCACTGTTGGCGTTATTGATGATGATATTTTTGAAGAGGATGAGCACTTCTATGTGCGCCTAAGTAATCCACGTATCGTGCACCGGGCTGAGGTCTCCGTCCTGGAGCCCAGCTCCATCACCTCCAGCAACAGCATGGTAGGCCTCTCCTCCCACGTTCCTCCGAAGGCAGCCCTGGGCATTGCTCACACCGCCACAGTTACCATCTATGATGACGACCACGCTGGCATTTTTACGTTTGAGAGTAACTCCATGAGGATCAGCGAGAGCGTCGGCAACATGCAGGTGAAGGTTCACCGGACGTCCGGGGCGAGGGGTAAGGTGGCGGTGCCCTACCACACCGTCGAGGGCACCGCCAAGGCAGGGGAGGACTACGACGAGGTGTCGGGCAAGCTCGAGTTTCAGAACGATGAGACCAT GAAGCTGCTGAATGTGAAGATCATCGATGACGAGGAGTACGAGAAGAACAAGACTTTCACGATTGTGTTGGAGGAGCCCATCCTGCTGGAGGTGGGACAGAGACACGGTGAGATGGGGACAGAGCTGCATGCGTCAACAGCAGAGTCATTTTTA GACGTGTCAAAGATGGGCTGCCCCTGTCTGGGCGAGCACACTAAGCTGGAGGTGGTCATTGAGGAGTCCTATGAATTCAAG AGCACGGTGGACAAGCTGATCAAGAAGACGAACCTGGCTCTGGTGGTggggagcagcagctggagggagCAGTTTGTTAGTGCTGTCACTGTCAGCGCAG GTGACGATGATGAGGAAGAGAGCGGGGAGGAACGTTTGCCATCCTGCTTTGATTACATTATGCACTTCCTGACGGTTTTCTGGAAAGTCCTCTTCGCTTTTGTCCCGCCCACTGAGTACTGGAATGGCTGGGCCTGCTTCTTCGTGTCCATTTCCCTCATTGGCGTTCTGACAGCTGTGACCGGGGACTTGGCCTCCCATTTCGGGTGCACCGTCGGCCTCAAAGACTCGGTCACTGCTGTGGTGTTCGTGGCCCTCGGCACCTCTGTTCCAG atACATTTGCGAGTAAAGTGGCTGCCATCCAGGACCAATATGCTGATGCCTCCATCGGCAATGTGACGGGCAGCAACGCGGTGAATGTGTTCCTGGGCATCGGGGTGGCGTGGACCATCGCGTCCATTTACTGGCATACCAAAGGCAAGACATTCAAGGTGGACCCGGGCTCCCTGGCCTTTTCCGTCACCCTCTTCACCGTCATGGCgctggtgtgtgtgatggtgctGCTCTACCGCCGGCGTCCCAGCATGTCAGGCGGAGAGCTCGGGGGCCCACGGACACCCAAGCTCCTCaccttgtttttgttcctctccCTCTGGTTCATCTACATCCTGTTGTCCTCCCTGGAGGCGTACTGCCACGTGCCTGGCTTCTGA